Part of the Paludisphaera borealis genome, ACGGCCCCGGCTCGTTCCTGCGGCTCAGCGATTATCCGGAAACCAAGTCCTACGCCCACCCGCTCGTCGAGAAGCTCACCGCCGCCTCACGCAAGGTCGCCGCCGACCCTCAGCGCGTACGGCGGTTCGTCGAGGCGCTCGGGCTTTCGGGCGCGGAGCAGGATTACGCGGTTTCCCGGCTCCGCGAATCGGGTGCGTACGCCGTGCCTCCGCTGGTCGAGGAGATCGCCAAACAGGGGTACTCGACGCCCGAGCGGTCGCGGCTGGTCCATAACGCGGGCCGACTCGATCGGTCGTCGGTCCCGGCCTGGATCGCGGCCCTCGACAGCCCCGACCCCCACCTGGCCGCCAACGCGGCGACGATCCTGGGGGCGATCGGCGATCCTCGGGCCGTGCCGTTCCTGACCTACCCGGCCGCCGCGGCCGATTCGTCGCCGGCCCTCAAAACGGCCGCTCAGCGGGCGATCGCGAGCCTGACCGGCAAGCCGTTCGAATCCCAGCCGACGCCCCCCGCGCAGGTGCTCGTCGACGCCGCCGTCGCGTTCGCCCGCCACCGGTTCGAGATGCCCAGCGACGCGGTCCTGGTCTGGAAGTGGGACGAGGCCCAAAGCGCGCCGGCGCCGTCCAAGGCCGTCGTGACCGAGGTCGAGGAGTATTTCGGAATCAAGCTGGCGCGGCAGGCGTTGAAGCTCGACCCGACCAATCGCAAGGCGCAGACGGTGCTGCTGGGGCTGTCGCTGGAGAAGGCCGTCGAACGGGTCGGCTTCGTGAACTTCCCGGCCAAGGACCAGGCGACGTTCGCGACGGCCCTGGCGGCCGGCCCGGCGGTCCTCGCCGACATCTTGCGGGCCGCGATCGCCGACGGCAAGTCCGACCTGGCGGCCGTCACGGCCGACGCGCTCGGCAAGGTCACCGACGCCAAGCGGCTCGCCGCCGACGGCCGTCCCCACCCGCTGGTCGACGCCCTGTCGAGGCCCGGCCGCCGGCTCCAGCTCGCCGCGGCGAAGGCGCTGGTGGACATGGCGCCGTCCGACCCGTTCCCGGGCTCCAGCCGGGTGGTCCCGGCCCTCGGGCGGTTCGTGATGAATCAGGGCCAGCCGCGCGCCGTGGTGATCGACGGCAACCCGACTCGGGGGAGCGCCACGGCCGGCTTGCTCAAGCAGCTCGGCTACGACGCGTCGCTGCAACTGACCGGCGAGCAAGGTTTCCAGGACGCGACCGAGTCGGCCGACGTCGAGCTGATCCTGGTCAGCCACCACCTCACGCAAGGCCGCTGGAACCTGCTCGACGTCCTCACCAACCTGCGGAACGACTCCCGGACTTCGAACCTGCCGCTGTACATCTACGGCCCGCAATCGCTCGAAATCACCCGGCCGAACCTGCCGGTCGACTACCCGGGCGTGAAGTACATGGTTTACACGACCGACCGCGGCTCGCTCGAACGGCAGCTTGGCGGAAGGCCGGCGAAACTGAGCGACGCCGAACGGCTCGACTACGCCAAGCAAGCCGCGGCGCTGCTGGCCCGGATCGCCTCGCAGCCCAACAGCCCGTTCGCCCCCGACCTCGCCGCCGCCGAGCCCGCGCTGACGGCGGCGATCGGCACGCCGGACGTCGCGCTGTCGGCCTCGACGGCGCTGGGCGACGTTCCCAACGCCGACGCCCAGCGCGCCCTGGCCGACGTCGTGCTCGACCCGTCGCGCGACGCCGAACTTCGCCGTTCGAGCGCGCAGCAGCTCGCCCGCAGCATCCAGCGGTTCGGCCCGCTCGTGGCGGCCGACCAGGAAGTCAAGCTGGTCGAGGCCTTCCGAGGCGACGACGATCCCGAACTGCACTCGGCCCTCGGCATGGTCGTCGGCACTCTTCGCCGCGACCCCCGACCCGGCGTGAAGGCCAAGGCGGACGCGAATTGAAAACCCAACGCCAGCGGGGCGGGGCCCCCGGTCCCGAGGACGGCGCGATCCATGCCCATTGAGACCCGGTCGAGCTACGGCCCGCACGTGAAAGCCTCGCTCGCGGGGTCGGCGTCCAACGCCGACCCGGACGCGGCGTTGCCCGGCGTCATCGGCGACAGCCCCGTGATGCGCGAGGTCTACCGCACCACCCGCCAGGTCGCCCCGTCGCGCGCCTGCGTCCTGATCGTCGGCGAGACCGGCACCGGCAAGGAGCTGATCGCCCGCGCCATCCACGACCTCAGCCCACGGTCGACCGGCCCTTACATCCGGGTCAACTGCGGGGCCCTGACCGAGAGTCTGCTGGAAAGCGAGCTGTTCGGCCACGTCAAGGGGTCGTTCACCGGCGCGGTCGACAACCGCACCGGCCGGTTCGAAGCCGCGCACGCCGGCAGCATCTTCCTCGACGAGATCAACAGCACCTCGCCCAAGCTCCAGGTCAAGCTCCTCCGCGTCCTTCAGGAAGGGGAGTTCGAGCGGGTCGGCGACAACAACACCAAGAAAGTCGACACCCGGATCGTCGCGGCCACCAACCGCGACCTGCTCGACGAGATCGACACCGGCCGGTTCCGCGAAGACCTTTATTACCGGCTCAACGTCGTGCCGATCCTGCTTCCCGCCCTTCGCGACCGCCGCGACGACGTCGAGCTTCTGGTCCTCTCGTTCCTCAAGCGGTACGCCGAGCAAAACCGCCGCGAGATGCGCAAGGTGCACCCCGAGGCGATGCGGAAACTTCGCGAGCACGACTGGCCGGGGAACGTCCGCGAGCTGCAAAACTACGTCGAACGGGCGGTGATCCTCGGGTCGGGCCAGGAGATGCTGGTCGAGCACTTGCCCCCGCAGCTTCGCGGCGAGACCTCGCCCCGGCCGATCCGCCACCGAGGCGCGGCGTCCGCCGACTTCGGCTCGCTGACGTCCGAGCTGGTCCGGCAGGGGATACGGACCGCCGGCCCCAACGCCACCGACCTGCACGATCGCGTCGTCGGCCAGGTCGAGCGCGAGCTGATCCAGCAAGTGCTCCAGTCCTGCGACCGCGTCCAGATCAAGGCCGCCGCCCGGCTCGGCATCAACCGCAACACGCTCCACAAGAAGCTCTCGGAATACCGGATCGACGAGAACCTCCCCGCATCGGCCCCCAACGGCGACGGCGACGACGCCCGGTCCGGCGAACCCTCCCCCCCTGACGACGAATCGTGAGCACCCCCATGTTCGAGCCGGCTTCCTCGCCCATTGAGCCCGTCGAAGTCGACGCCGAACCGGCGACGCGGATCCGCGCGCGAAAGTCCAGTCGAACTTCGACCGCCGCGCTCGAACTCGACCGTTTGCACCCGGGCGACTGCCTGGACCTATTGCCCCGGATCGACACGGGGTCGATCGACCTGATTTTCGCCGACCCGCCCTTCAACATAGGCTATGATTACGACATCTACGACGACAGCCGCGACACCGGCAGTTACCTGGACTGGACCAGGCGATGGGGTCGTGAAGTCGTTCGTGCGCTCAAGCCCGACGGGACGTTCTGGCTCGCGATCGGCGACGAATACGCCGCCGAGATGAAGGTGATCTTTCATCGCGAACTGGGCCTGTCCTTGCGGAGCTGGGTGATTTGGTACTATACGTTTGGGGTCCACTGCAGCCGCAAGTTCAGCCGCAGCCATGCCCACTTGTTTTACTTCGTGAAGGACCCCAAACGTTTCACCTTCAACGATCTGGACGTCCGAGTTCCCTCGGCTCGCCAGCTCGTCTATAACGACGCCCGCGCCAATCCCCTGGGCCGACTCCCCGACGACACCTGGATCCTCCGCCCCCAGGACATGCAGCAGGGCTTCGAGCCCACGGAAGACACCTGGTACGTCCCCCGCGTCTGCGGCACGTTCAAGGAGCGCGCGGGCTGGCACGGCTGCCAGATGCCCGAACAGCTCCTCGGCCGGATCGTCCGCGCCTGCTCGAGCCCGGGCGAAACCGTCCTCGACCCGTTCGGCGGCAGCGGCACGACGCTGACCGTCGCCAAGAAGCTCGAACGCCGATTCCTCGGCTTCGAACTCTCCGACGAATACGCCCGGGCCATCCAGGCCCGCCTCGACCGCGCCCAGCCCGGCCAACCCCTCGAAGGCGGCCCCGAACCCCTCGCCGGCGGCAAGAAGACGCCGACCGAACCCGGCAACGGCAAGAGCCGATCCAAGACATAGTTCAATCCAGCTATGTTACCGCCCGACCTCGTAAGGCGGTCAGACCGCTGCGTTAATTTCGGGCATTACCTGCGCGAAGCGACCCCAGAAGCTCACACCATGAGCCGGTGTCGGCTCATTCGATCTCTGGATTTCTGCGAGAGAAGAGCAATGAAGCTCAGTGAAGTCTGCGTCAAGAATTACAAAGGACTCCGCGACGTCACGGTGCCGCTCTCGCAGTTTGCCTGTGTAATCGGCCATAATAACGCTGGCAAATCTACACTTCTTCAATCTTTAATTCTCTTCATCGAAGGCAAGAAGCTGACGCCTTCTCATTACTACGACACTAATCAGGAAATCATCGTCGCCGTCACTATCACGGACGTGTCCGAGGACGATTTGCAGTTGGTCGTTAACGAAGACCACCGTGAGCGACTTCGAGCGGGTCTGACTGATTCCTCCCTGAAACTTGTCCGCCGGTATGGCATCGACGGCTCTTCCAAACTCCGTTGGAAGGTCGCCGTGCCGAAGGATGAACGATTCCAGACAGCGAGTATCGACGCTCTACTCAAGGGGAAGAAGCCGAGTACTTCGTTTGCCGAGGAAGTCGAAGGCGTATACCCCGAGCTGAGCGGCAAGCTCGGAGCTCGCCCAAACCAGTCGCATGTGAGGGAGCTGATATCGGAATTGGTCCGTTCGCTGCCCGCTGAAGACATGCTCGTAGATGAGACGGAGCTTCCGACCGGCTACGACGCAAGCGTTCGAGCACTGCTGCCCGAACCGATTTACATCCCGGCCGTCAAAGACTTCAGCGACGACATCAAGACCAAGGAAAGTACTTCGTTTGGAAAAATCATCGGTATTCTTCTGAATGCCATCGCCCCCGAGCTGTCCGAGGCCGACGAGGCATTCAAATTACTTAACAAGAAATTAAATATACTTCTACTCCCTAATGGAACAACATCAGACGACAGACTTGATGCGGTACAACGCATCGAGTCGATGGTCCGGTCGCTCGTGCGAGAACACTTCCCCGCGGTTGACATCGAACTCCAAATCCCGCCGCCGGAAATTAAGACGATTCTCTCGAGTGCCCGAATCTTGGTCGACGACGGAGTCAAAGGAGAGTTGGAAGCGAAGGGCGACGGCCTGAGGCGTTCGGTAGCATTCGCGATTCTGAGAGGCATCGCCCAACTCAAGCGAGACCCATCGTTCAACCCCCAAGTCAAGAAGACAAATGCCGGGTTCCTGCTACTTTTCGAGGAGCCCGAACTCTACCTTCATCCAAAGGCTCAAAGAGTTCTCTTCGACGCCCTTCGAGTCATCTCAGAAACCGACCAAGTCCTCGTTAGCACACACTCGCCTTTATTCTTTTCGCATCGTTGCACCGAGACCTTCATCAAGATGGTCAAGACTCAGGGCGAGGTTGGGCAAAAGCCTTTCGGACAGGCCTTGCAGGTCGATCTCAGCAAGCTCGATGACAAGGCCAGCTTCCAACTACTCAGCTTTGAGCTGAATGATTACGCGTTTTTCAGTAGGACCATCGTCCTTGTCGAGGGCGACACGGACCATCTCGTCTTCCCCCACATGGCGAAAGTTTTGAATCCTACTTGGTGCGTTGACCGTGAAGACATTTCGATTTGCCGAGTTCATGGGAAAGGTAACATCCCCCGCTACACAAAGTTTCTCAAGAGCCTCCAGGTTCGTGTCGTTGTGCTAGCCGACTTGGATTGCCTGCTAGAGGGCTTCGACCGCCTGGGCGGCTCTGAGGCATGCTCCAAACTGAGAAACCAGCTTCTCGCCCGAATCGACAAAGTTCTTGCGAAGGAGATTGAGGAGGGGGACTTCGGCGAGGACGCCGAGGAACTTCGTCAGCAACTCATCGAACGCGGCACGGCAGACCTCGCCATCTCGAACCTGTCTCAGCTTGCGCAAAGAAAAATAATCAGCATGTCTACGTCTCCAATTAAGAAGGGCCAATGGGATGACCTCATCGACAAATTCAATCGCGTCCTATCTGGCGAGGGGACTTTTGAGGACCTTAAGCGGTCGGGTGACGCGTTCTTCGACAAGCAAATCGCCAAGAATCGCCAGCTCGTTCTCGAACGCGGCGACGACCCTGAGACTGAACGGCTAAAGCATTCCGTACTCATTAGCCTTCGTGAATCGGACATCTTCCTACTGAGCCGTGGCTCGATTGAGAAGTATCTTCCGTCTCACATCTCTGGTCGTGACAAGACCTCAAAGGCCCTCACTTTCTGCGAGACCGTATGCGAACGCGATGACATTCTATCTTTATGCGACGAGGTTCCCACTAATGCCGAAGGGGGCGTTCAAAATGAGCTTGAATGCTTATTTTCACGCATTTTCACTAATGCCCAACAATCGACCGTCGCATGAGCCGGATTAGCTGTCCGTAATTCCTTAACGATTCACGAGCGAGGGCACTCTGTCTGAACGAGGAAGCCGCTCGTAAGAAGTCCCATTCCCAGCCGAGCACGAAGTTGGCGCCGGCGGCAGCCTTGGCATCGTCCGCTGGGATCTCGAACCGGCCATGAGTCCCGACGCCGCCCAGCGCGGCCAGCCCCTCGAAGGCGGTGCCGAACCCCTCGCCGGCGGCAAGCAGACGCCGACCAACGGCAAGCGCCGAAGCAAGGCATAGTTCAATCCCGCTATGTTACTGCCCGACCTCGTAAGGCGGTCAAAGCCCTGCGTCGTTCTTGGATGGCGGCGGACTCGTTTGAAGGGGGGCTGGTCACCGGACGTTTGCTCAATCGGCGTCCTTCGGCCGGGACGGGCCGTCGGATCGGCGCTCCAGCCACATGGCGCGCAGCACGCACTGCACGGCCACGAAGACGCCCACGCCGCAGTAAGCGGCGATGTCTTGATAGCCCATGCCGGACCGCCACAGCCGCAAGGACTCGGCGTCCCGCGCCGTGGAATTCATCGGCCTCGCCATGGTCGGCGCCTCCTCCACCATCCCATCGTCGCCGCCGCGTTCAGCCGGCGGATCGGCGCGCGGACAGGCCGCCGCCGCCGGCTCCATGCCGACGGCGACGGCTCGTTCCCATACCATGCGCGAGGGCTTCAAAAGCCCTCGTCTCAATCCTAGAACGGGTTTCCGGCCGCGTCCCGCCGACGCAGAAGATTCGTCTTCTTTCCCGATGCTCGGATCGCCGTCACGGTCGTCTTGAAACCGGGCTCGCCGGTGCGTTCGAACCGCGGCGTCGGGACGCATCGAAGCACTAGTTGCATAAAACTCTGAGTTTGTTTGTGTGGGTGATTGACGACCAATTCCGATTCTGGTTAATTAAGCCTTGCACGGCGGCAATGAAACCGACACATCAATAGCCACGACGAGGCGGCTCACGGACCCGCACGACCGGCGTACTCGCCCGATCACGCGGGACAGTGGCGAATCCAACCTTTTCCCCTACTTGCGTGAAGCCGACGCCGGGAGTCCCCCGTATTCGGCCTAAGTAGGGGCAAGGACGGCGTGAGGATACGCTCCAGGACATCACCTAGCCCGACCAAGCCAATCCGAATACACAGGAAATCCCATGAGCCACGCCTTGGCTGATCCGGACCTTTCACTTCCCCCCGCCGGCCCGTCCGGAGCCCGCGCCCGGCGTGCGGTCAAGGCCGCACAAGCCAGCGGCCGCCGCCGCCTGGTCGACCCGGCGACCTGCGAGCGCGACTACTCGCGGGCCGAGATGGAGTTCATGCTCGCCATGGACGCCTACAAGCAGCGCAGCGGCCGGATGTTCCCCACCTGGAGCGAGGTACTCGAAGTGCTCCGCACGCTCGGCTATGAGAAGCCCGCCTGAGTGAACAGCCTCAAGCCGAGAGGAATACCCGGCTTTGAGATCATTGGGGGTGGAACAGCCGCCGCAGGGGCACCGCGAAGCTGTGGTAGACTCGCGAGCCCAGGAAGTAGCTCCGCGCCTTCTTTCGGCATTTGCCCGGATTCGTCGAGCTCTCGCAGGCCGCGTACATGTCGCACAAAAACTGGCGGTCGCAGTCCCGGGGCGATGTCTCGCAGGTATCGTGCGCCTGGCACGCCGGTCGGAAGTCGGCGCCGAAGAATCCTTGCTTCACCAGTCGGTTGCCGCCCCATGTCTCGCCCGCCCCGCACGGCCGGTAGGGCAGCCAGACGGCGAGTGCGCCGGCCAGGAGGATTGTCGAGAGTGTGACTCGCAGGATGATTCCCGTATAGACGCGATCCGGCGCATCAGTCGTGATCCAGGGGAAGCCTCGACTGCGTTCGACGAGGGCGCATGCCGAAGCTTATCACATCGTACGCGTCAACGACGGTCGGCCGAGCGGCCGCCGCGTCCCCCGATCGCCCCGCGATCGGAATGGCGGGCGTGATCGCTGCCCGCCGATTCGCGAGATAAGATCCCAAGAGGCCCCGGCAAGCCCAAGATTCAGGCCGGCGGAGGACCGCTGCCGGGTCCTCCAGGGCCGCCGGGCGGTCCCATTGTCCGGTGCGCCTGGTGGCATTCCTTGCACGAGTTCTTGAGCGCGTCGTGGGCGACCTTGGCGGCGGCCTGGTCCTTGGCCTGGGCGGCGGCGTCGAGTTCGCCGGCCGACACGAGCCACGCGGCGGTCAGCTTCTCCCAGGATTCCTTCGAGCCCTTCTTCGGCTCCTGTTTGACGAGTTCGCCGGACTCGTGGACGTAGTCTTTCGACTGGGTCTGGATCGTCTCCCAGGGGGGAGGGGTCTCGTTCAGCTCCTTGCCGATCGTCTCGGTCAGCGACTGCGGCCCCTTGGCGAGCTTGACCATGATTTTCTTGATGGCCGGGTTGCCCGGCGGGCCGCCGGGGCCGGGGGGCGGACCGTCCATCGCTTCACCGCCGCCGCAACCGACGAGGCCGGTCAGCAGCAAGGCCAGGGCCGTCTCTTTGCGCAACAACGCAATCATAATTTACGCCTTTCTTCCGCGACCACGGATCGAGACGATCCACGATACCGGTCCCATCGCTGAGTAAGCGACGGGGCGCCGGCGAACGTCTCGCGGAAATTCGCAAATCATGAAATGGCGGTCACTCGGTCGGCTCGCGGCGGGGGACGCCGTTCAGCTCGTGGCGCTGCTTGGAGATGGCCTGGTAG contains:
- a CDS encoding HEAT repeat domain-containing protein; its protein translation is MREIIVRSMAGILALVVVASTPPGSWGQVPGPESFAKEPETPVELWGAIDYLVRTGQSKQAVPYLEKFTKSNPDDATLITIRDKYGPGSFLRLSDYPETKSYAHPLVEKLTAASRKVAADPQRVRRFVEALGLSGAEQDYAVSRLRESGAYAVPPLVEEIAKQGYSTPERSRLVHNAGRLDRSSVPAWIAALDSPDPHLAANAATILGAIGDPRAVPFLTYPAAAADSSPALKTAAQRAIASLTGKPFESQPTPPAQVLVDAAVAFARHRFEMPSDAVLVWKWDEAQSAPAPSKAVVTEVEEYFGIKLARQALKLDPTNRKAQTVLLGLSLEKAVERVGFVNFPAKDQATFATALAAGPAVLADILRAAIADGKSDLAAVTADALGKVTDAKRLAADGRPHPLVDALSRPGRRLQLAAAKALVDMAPSDPFPGSSRVVPALGRFVMNQGQPRAVVIDGNPTRGSATAGLLKQLGYDASLQLTGEQGFQDATESADVELILVSHHLTQGRWNLLDVLTNLRNDSRTSNLPLYIYGPQSLEITRPNLPVDYPGVKYMVYTTDRGSLERQLGGRPAKLSDAERLDYAKQAAALLARIASQPNSPFAPDLAAAEPALTAAIGTPDVALSASTALGDVPNADAQRALADVVLDPSRDAELRRSSAQQLARSIQRFGPLVAADQEVKLVEAFRGDDDPELHSALGMVVGTLRRDPRPGVKAKADAN
- a CDS encoding sigma-54 interaction domain-containing protein — encoded protein: MPIETRSSYGPHVKASLAGSASNADPDAALPGVIGDSPVMREVYRTTRQVAPSRACVLIVGETGTGKELIARAIHDLSPRSTGPYIRVNCGALTESLLESELFGHVKGSFTGAVDNRTGRFEAAHAGSIFLDEINSTSPKLQVKLLRVLQEGEFERVGDNNTKKVDTRIVAATNRDLLDEIDTGRFREDLYYRLNVVPILLPALRDRRDDVELLVLSFLKRYAEQNRREMRKVHPEAMRKLREHDWPGNVRELQNYVERAVILGSGQEMLVEHLPPQLRGETSPRPIRHRGAASADFGSLTSELVRQGIRTAGPNATDLHDRVVGQVERELIQQVLQSCDRVQIKAAARLGINRNTLHKKLSEYRIDENLPASAPNGDGDDARSGEPSPPDDES
- a CDS encoding DNA-methyltransferase, which gives rise to MSTPMFEPASSPIEPVEVDAEPATRIRARKSSRTSTAALELDRLHPGDCLDLLPRIDTGSIDLIFADPPFNIGYDYDIYDDSRDTGSYLDWTRRWGREVVRALKPDGTFWLAIGDEYAAEMKVIFHRELGLSLRSWVIWYYTFGVHCSRKFSRSHAHLFYFVKDPKRFTFNDLDVRVPSARQLVYNDARANPLGRLPDDTWILRPQDMQQGFEPTEDTWYVPRVCGTFKERAGWHGCQMPEQLLGRIVRACSSPGETVLDPFGGSGTTLTVAKKLERRFLGFELSDEYARAIQARLDRAQPGQPLEGGPEPLAGGKKTPTEPGNGKSRSKT
- a CDS encoding ATP-dependent nuclease; this encodes MKLSEVCVKNYKGLRDVTVPLSQFACVIGHNNAGKSTLLQSLILFIEGKKLTPSHYYDTNQEIIVAVTITDVSEDDLQLVVNEDHRERLRAGLTDSSLKLVRRYGIDGSSKLRWKVAVPKDERFQTASIDALLKGKKPSTSFAEEVEGVYPELSGKLGARPNQSHVRELISELVRSLPAEDMLVDETELPTGYDASVRALLPEPIYIPAVKDFSDDIKTKESTSFGKIIGILLNAIAPELSEADEAFKLLNKKLNILLLPNGTTSDDRLDAVQRIESMVRSLVREHFPAVDIELQIPPPEIKTILSSARILVDDGVKGELEAKGDGLRRSVAFAILRGIAQLKRDPSFNPQVKKTNAGFLLLFEEPELYLHPKAQRVLFDALRVISETDQVLVSTHSPLFFSHRCTETFIKMVKTQGEVGQKPFGQALQVDLSKLDDKASFQLLSFELNDYAFFSRTIVLVEGDTDHLVFPHMAKVLNPTWCVDREDISICRVHGKGNIPRYTKFLKSLQVRVVVLADLDCLLEGFDRLGGSEACSKLRNQLLARIDKVLAKEIEEGDFGEDAEELRQQLIERGTADLAISNLSQLAQRKIISMSTSPIKKGQWDDLIDKFNRVLSGEGTFEDLKRSGDAFFDKQIAKNRQLVLERGDDPETERLKHSVLISLRESDIFLLSRGSIEKYLPSHISGRDKTSKALTFCETVCERDDILSLCDEVPTNAEGGVQNELECLFSRIFTNAQQSTVA
- a CDS encoding cytochrome c; this translates as MIALLRKETALALLLTGLVGCGGGEAMDGPPPGPGGPPGNPAIKKIMVKLAKGPQSLTETIGKELNETPPPWETIQTQSKDYVHESGELVKQEPKKGSKESWEKLTAAWLVSAGELDAAAQAKDQAAAKVAHDALKNSCKECHQAHRTMGPPGGPGGPGSGPPPA